From a region of the Alnus glutinosa chromosome 1, dhAlnGlut1.1, whole genome shotgun sequence genome:
- the LOC133858271 gene encoding pentatricopeptide repeat-containing protein At4g21190, whose protein sequence is MLTLTYSPPFITKRLESIKISRSTRSIVVCAAKGPRPRYPRVWKTRKRIGTISKSAKLVDCIMKLSNVKEEVYGALDSFIAWELEFPLVTVKKALKTLENQREWKRIIQVTKWMLSKGQGRTMGSYFTLLNALAEDGRLDEAEELWTKLFMDNLESTPRVFFDKMISIYHKRGMHEKMFEIFADMEELGVRPNVSIVSMVGNVFKELGMMDKYNKLKKKYPPPKWEYRYIKGKRVKIRAKHLEESNGPDKDASKHGETNQTSNDMYDEAETSSDELNIEANYSGKDVIKQEETGHTSNEFYEEAETISDELETESNYFSKDVSKHQETGRTSNEFYEEVETSTDEIKIEANL, encoded by the exons ATGCTTACATTGACATACTCTCCGCCATTCATTACCAAAAGATTGGAATCGATTAAAATTTCCAGGAGTACAAGAAGCATTGTG gtATGTGCTGCAAAAGGCCCAAGACCAAGATATCCTCGAGTGTggaaaacaagaaagagaatTGGGACCATTTCCAAGTCAGCGAAGCTTGTTGATTGT ATTATGAAATTGTCAAATGTCAAAGAGGAAGTTTACGGGGCTCTTGATTCATTCATTGCCTGGGAGTTAGAGTTTCCTTTAGTTACAGTAAAGAAGGCACTGAAGACTCTTGAGAATCAGAGAGAATGGAAGAGAATAATTCAG GTGACAAAGTGGATGTTAAGCAAAGGTCAAGGAAGAACAATGGGGAGCTATTTCACATTACTAAATGCCTTAGCAGAAGATGGTAGACTTGATGAAGCTGAGGAGCTTTGGACAAAATTATTTATGGACAACTTGGAAAGCACCCCTCGTGTTTTCTTtgataaaatgatttctatttaCCATAAAAGGGGCATGCATGAGAAGATGTTTGAG ATATTTGCTGACATGGAAGAGCTTGGTGTCCGACCAAATGTTTCAATTGTTTCAATGGTTGGAAATGTCTTCAAAGAGCTGGGTATGATGGACAAATAcaataaattgaagaagaaataTCCGCCACCAAAATGGGAATATCGATACATCAAAGGAAAACGTGTTAAAATTCGAGCAAAGCATCTAGAAGAATCCAATGGTCCTGATAAAGATGCAAGCAAGCATGGGGAAACTAACCAGACTTCAAATGATATGTACGATGAAGCTGAAACAAGTTCAGATGAACTCAACATTGAAGCTAATTATTCTGGCAAAGATGTAATCAAGCAGGAGGAAACTGGCCACACTTCAAATGAATTTTATGAGGAAGCTGAAACAATTTCCGATGAACTCGAGACTGAATCTAATTATTTTAGCAAAGATGTAAGCAAGCATCAGGAAACTGGTCGGACTTCAAATGAATTCTACGAGGAAGTTGAAACAAGTACAGATGAAATCAAAATTGAAGCTAATTTGTGA